A DNA window from Gigantopelta aegis isolate Gae_Host chromosome 4, Gae_host_genome, whole genome shotgun sequence contains the following coding sequences:
- the LOC121369996 gene encoding uncharacterized protein LOC121369996: MSSPTPDPETLHATPVESAAVDARIHLAHGQMRSASSKPRFNPPFNPSVCDTFSKLKDVSAVLVPWRVFHKRPDCLHSAFRYHHGQIVYSDEVNVLMEAPMLNPSSLGRLDDFTQTW, encoded by the coding sequence ATGTCATCACCCACGCCAGATCCGGAGACGTTACATGCCACGCCCGTTGAATCGGCAGCAGTCGACGCCAGGATTCACCTCGCACACGGACAGATGAGAAGTGCGTCATCAAAACCACGATTCAACCCACCGTTTAACCCTTCTGTGTGTGACACGTTCAGCAAGCTGAAGGATGTGTCTGCCGTCCTGGTGCCGTGGCGCGTCTTCCACAAGAGACCAGACTGTCTGCACAGCGCGTTCCGCTACCACCACGGACAGATCGTCTACAGCGACGAGGTGAACGTTCTGATGGAGGCCCCCATGCTGAATCCTTCCAGTCTAGGTCGTCTTGATGACTTCACTCAGACATGGTGa